The Akkermansia muciniphila genome contains a region encoding:
- the hrpB gene encoding ATP-dependent helicase HrpB, which translates to MVPPSLPIEEIRAELLDALQAASPRILLKAPTGSGKSTGVPPMLDDAGLGERGLIVVVQPRRMAARLLARHVARLRGAELGREVGYVVRFERHISSRTRIAYVTDGMLERWLTERPGLEGVSAVVFDEFHERSLSGDLSLGRVLDLQEGPRRDLAVVVMSATLEISGLREYMGDSCQVLEAHGRQYPVETVYRAPRLVSDGRGRVAPPPVWEQAADAVREAVKAGDCGDVLVFMPGVYEIRKTAELLAGRPWMGGRDVFPLYGALTPEQQNRAVEQGENPRVIVSTNVAETSLTIEGVRTVIDSGLVRRSGWDPYRGMDTLHLTKISKASAAQRMGRAGRVAPGRCFRLWSEAEQARKADFDPPECFRVDLAGAVLNLAAWDITAPEGFRWLDTPDELVMRRAVNLLAALGATEEDGSLTDVGRRMTAFPLPPRLARLIVAGQDEQCVVELAAIAALMQGEGVAMKGGLNDNLRDSGDYTDFQAEWRAVEKAVAAGFDAGACTRWGISARGAREAWMAYRQLLSIGSRGKFRDVPEPDFTAARPAVVRAMMESFADHVGVRNGVAANTCRITGGVGGRLAEGSVVFHGEHFVAAEVAELSGKAVETRVGRCTLIDPEELRAVWPERFSGGEEAVFDAVLRRVRLRRRLMYEDLVLEDRDRGDAPPELAAPILAQKVVDGTLKLVKWDDSVEQWIRRLNGLSVWMPELELPRFSEEDKLVAISLACEGAVGYKDIKEREILPVLQDWLSGWQAKALEDYAPVSMTLSNGQHAKVRYGEDSTPVIGLTVQRLFGVAESPRIANGAMAVKVEVLAPSQRPWQVTGSLESFWRNGYGQMKKDLAGRYPRHRWPDPGELDFLPRSR; encoded by the coding sequence ATGGTTCCTCCATCCCTTCCCATTGAGGAAATCCGCGCAGAATTGCTGGATGCGCTTCAGGCCGCCTCGCCGCGCATTCTGCTGAAAGCGCCCACGGGCTCCGGCAAGTCCACCGGCGTTCCTCCCATGTTGGATGACGCCGGGCTTGGGGAGCGCGGCCTCATTGTGGTGGTTCAGCCGCGGCGCATGGCCGCGCGCCTGCTGGCGCGCCATGTGGCCCGTCTGCGCGGGGCGGAGCTGGGGAGGGAAGTAGGGTACGTGGTGCGTTTTGAACGGCACATTTCCTCCCGGACCCGCATTGCCTACGTGACGGACGGCATGCTGGAGCGCTGGCTGACGGAGCGGCCCGGCCTGGAAGGGGTGAGCGCCGTGGTGTTTGATGAATTTCATGAGCGGAGCCTTTCCGGGGATTTATCCCTGGGGCGCGTGCTGGATTTGCAGGAAGGCCCGCGCCGGGACCTGGCCGTGGTGGTGATGTCCGCCACGCTGGAAATATCCGGCCTGCGGGAGTATATGGGGGATTCCTGCCAGGTGCTGGAGGCGCACGGCAGGCAGTACCCCGTGGAAACCGTGTACCGCGCTCCCCGCCTGGTCAGCGATGGAAGGGGCAGGGTGGCTCCCCCTCCCGTCTGGGAGCAGGCGGCGGACGCCGTGCGGGAGGCGGTGAAGGCCGGGGACTGCGGGGACGTGCTGGTGTTCATGCCGGGCGTGTATGAAATCCGGAAGACGGCGGAGCTGCTGGCGGGCAGGCCGTGGATGGGCGGCCGGGACGTTTTTCCCCTTTACGGAGCGTTGACCCCGGAACAGCAGAACCGCGCCGTGGAGCAGGGGGAGAATCCCCGCGTCATCGTCTCCACCAATGTGGCGGAAACTTCCCTGACGATTGAGGGGGTGCGCACCGTGATTGATTCCGGGCTGGTGCGCCGGTCCGGCTGGGACCCGTACCGGGGCATGGATACGCTGCACCTGACGAAGATTTCCAAGGCGTCCGCCGCCCAGCGCATGGGCCGTGCCGGGCGCGTGGCCCCGGGCCGCTGCTTCCGGCTGTGGAGTGAGGCGGAGCAGGCGCGGAAGGCGGATTTTGACCCGCCCGAATGTTTCCGGGTGGATTTGGCGGGAGCCGTGCTGAATCTGGCCGCATGGGACATTACCGCGCCGGAGGGCTTCCGCTGGCTGGATACGCCGGATGAGCTGGTGATGCGGCGTGCCGTGAACCTGCTTGCCGCCCTGGGCGCCACGGAGGAGGACGGCAGCCTGACGGACGTGGGAAGGAGGATGACGGCTTTTCCCCTGCCGCCGCGGCTGGCGCGCCTGATTGTGGCCGGGCAGGATGAACAGTGCGTGGTGGAGCTGGCCGCCATTGCGGCCCTGATGCAGGGGGAGGGAGTAGCGATGAAGGGCGGCTTGAATGACAATCTGCGGGATTCCGGGGATTATACGGATTTTCAGGCGGAGTGGCGCGCGGTGGAAAAGGCCGTGGCCGCCGGGTTTGATGCGGGGGCCTGCACCCGCTGGGGAATCTCCGCCCGCGGAGCGCGGGAGGCGTGGATGGCGTACAGGCAGCTTCTGTCCATCGGCAGCCGGGGAAAGTTCCGTGACGTGCCGGAGCCGGATTTCACGGCGGCGCGTCCCGCCGTGGTCCGCGCGATGATGGAGAGTTTTGCGGACCATGTGGGCGTCCGGAACGGCGTGGCCGCCAACACGTGCCGCATCACCGGAGGCGTGGGGGGCAGGCTGGCGGAGGGCAGCGTGGTTTTCCACGGGGAGCATTTTGTGGCCGCGGAAGTAGCGGAATTGTCCGGAAAGGCGGTGGAAACCCGAGTGGGCCGCTGCACGCTCATTGACCCGGAGGAGCTGCGCGCCGTCTGGCCGGAACGTTTTTCCGGCGGGGAGGAGGCCGTCTTTGACGCCGTGCTGCGCCGCGTGCGCCTGCGCCGGAGGCTGATGTATGAGGACCTGGTGCTGGAAGACCGGGACCGCGGAGACGCGCCCCCGGAACTGGCCGCACCCATCCTGGCGCAGAAGGTGGTGGACGGCACCTTGAAGCTGGTGAAGTGGGATGATTCCGTGGAGCAGTGGATCCGCCGCCTGAACGGTTTGAGCGTGTGGATGCCGGAGCTGGAACTGCCCCGTTTTTCAGAGGAGGACAAGCTGGTGGCCATCTCCCTGGCTTGCGAGGGGGCCGTGGGCTACAAGGATATCAAGGAGAGGGAGATTCTTCCGGTACTGCAGGACTGGCTTTCCGGCTGGCAGGCGAAGGCGCTGGAGGATTATGCCCCGGTAAGCATGACGCTGTCCAACGGCCAGCACGCCAAGGTCAGGTACGGGGAGGATTCCACGCCGGTGATCGGCCTGACGGTGCAGCGCCTGTTCGGCGTGGCGGAATCCCCGCGCATTGCCAACGGGGCCATGGCCGTGAAGGTGGAGGTGCTGGCCCCCAGCCAGAGGCCGTGGCAGGTGACGGGGTCCCTGGAAAGCTTCTGGCGGAACGGCTACGGGCAGATGAAAAAAGACCTGGCGGGGCGTTACCCGCGGCACCGCTGGCCTGATCCCGGAGAGCTGGATTTCCTCCCGCGTTCCCGTTGA
- a CDS encoding carboxy terminal-processing peptidase, producing the protein MHSFRWIRLTAFSALAAAAITSCASAATDFNQVGKQMSLLLQNFHFSRKEFSDELSGKFLETYLRKVDPNKIFFTQQDVDALKKKYGKELDDYLMSGQMMDAAQAMHALYRQRAMQRIAYARDLLKKGGFTFDKDRSIERSRRKTAAWPKDEAEMQLVWKDMVEEQLLSEILRRETVARLAKEQNKPDPLANEKPAEEKLLMRYERIQRNIQETDLEDVAETLLSAVAMTYDPHTDYMGARQVDRFKISMGTELTGIGALLGSEDDGSTKITGIVVGGPADKSGEIKLNDRIVAIDSNNSGEMVDILFLKLDKVVDMIRGAENTQMRMKVEPADAPGQAKIITMTRSKVPLKDELAKGEIIELSGAPEGQNRIGVLSLPSFYADMEGGDRRCAKDVKKILERMNKENVDGLVIDLRSNGGGSLEEVRLMTGFFTGNGPVVQIKDTRGNVDIKSAHNRQKLFNGPIVVLINKLSASASEILAAALQDYGRAVIVGDESTFGKGSVQQPVDIGQYLPFFAARDRAGLLKVTTQKFYRVAGGSTQLKGVESDIQLPTATAAFELGEDILDYAMPYDQITPCTNYKKDSSIAAMLPELKEASAKRVEKDRDLQLAKEDISMMKQRIKENKLSLNKKAREQENATLEARRKSINKERKSRFAEMAKEDATRYKIYRLTLDDVNAKELPLADPEKDNEQFMHLAEDPTAELDDSPEYPSGLDPELREGINIVQDMLKLESAGK; encoded by the coding sequence ATGCACTCATTCCGTTGGATTCGACTCACAGCATTCTCGGCCCTGGCCGCGGCAGCCATCACCTCCTGCGCCTCTGCGGCCACGGATTTCAACCAGGTGGGCAAGCAAATGTCCCTCCTGCTCCAGAACTTCCACTTCTCCCGCAAGGAATTCAGCGACGAACTGTCCGGCAAATTCCTGGAAACCTACCTTCGCAAGGTAGACCCCAACAAGATTTTCTTCACTCAGCAGGACGTGGACGCCCTCAAGAAAAAATACGGCAAGGAACTGGACGACTACCTGATGTCCGGCCAGATGATGGACGCGGCACAGGCCATGCACGCCCTGTACCGCCAGCGCGCCATGCAACGCATCGCCTATGCGCGGGACCTGCTGAAAAAGGGCGGCTTTACCTTTGACAAGGACAGGAGCATTGAACGCTCCCGCCGCAAAACCGCCGCCTGGCCCAAGGATGAGGCGGAAATGCAGCTGGTCTGGAAAGACATGGTGGAGGAACAGCTCCTGTCTGAAATCCTGCGCCGTGAAACCGTGGCGCGCCTGGCCAAGGAACAGAACAAGCCGGACCCCCTGGCCAATGAAAAGCCCGCGGAGGAAAAACTGCTCATGCGTTATGAGCGCATCCAGCGCAACATCCAGGAAACGGATCTGGAAGACGTGGCGGAAACCCTGCTCAGCGCGGTGGCCATGACCTATGACCCCCATACGGACTACATGGGCGCCCGCCAGGTGGACCGCTTCAAGATTTCCATGGGCACGGAGCTCACCGGCATCGGCGCCCTGCTGGGCAGCGAGGACGACGGCTCCACCAAAATCACCGGCATCGTCGTGGGCGGTCCGGCGGACAAATCCGGGGAAATCAAGCTGAATGACCGCATCGTGGCCATTGACTCCAACAACTCCGGGGAAATGGTGGACATCCTGTTCCTGAAGCTGGACAAGGTGGTGGACATGATCCGCGGGGCTGAAAATACGCAGATGCGCATGAAGGTGGAACCTGCGGACGCCCCCGGACAGGCCAAGATCATCACGATGACCCGGTCCAAGGTGCCGTTGAAGGATGAACTGGCCAAGGGAGAAATCATTGAACTCTCCGGAGCTCCGGAAGGGCAGAACCGCATCGGCGTGCTGAGCCTCCCCTCTTTTTATGCGGACATGGAAGGCGGCGACCGCCGCTGCGCCAAGGACGTCAAGAAAATCCTGGAACGGATGAACAAGGAAAACGTGGACGGCCTGGTCATTGACCTGCGCAGCAACGGCGGCGGCTCCCTGGAAGAAGTGCGCCTGATGACGGGCTTCTTTACCGGAAACGGTCCCGTGGTGCAGATCAAGGACACCCGCGGCAACGTGGACATCAAATCCGCCCACAACCGCCAGAAGCTCTTTAACGGCCCCATCGTGGTGCTCATCAACAAGCTCAGCGCCTCCGCCTCTGAAATTCTGGCGGCGGCCCTCCAGGACTACGGCCGCGCCGTCATCGTGGGGGATGAATCCACCTTCGGAAAAGGGTCCGTGCAGCAGCCGGTGGACATCGGCCAGTACCTGCCCTTCTTTGCCGCCAGGGACCGCGCCGGCCTCCTGAAAGTCACCACGCAGAAATTCTACCGCGTGGCGGGCGGCTCCACCCAGCTCAAGGGCGTGGAAAGCGACATCCAGCTCCCCACCGCTACGGCGGCGTTTGAACTGGGGGAAGACATCCTGGACTACGCCATGCCCTATGACCAGATCACGCCCTGCACCAACTACAAAAAGGACTCCTCCATCGCGGCCATGCTGCCCGAGCTGAAGGAAGCCAGCGCAAAGCGCGTGGAAAAAGACCGCGACCTCCAGCTTGCCAAGGAAGACATCTCCATGATGAAGCAGCGCATCAAGGAAAACAAGCTCTCCCTGAACAAGAAAGCCAGGGAGCAGGAAAACGCCACCCTGGAAGCGCGCCGCAAATCCATCAACAAGGAACGCAAGTCCCGCTTTGCGGAAATGGCCAAGGAAGACGCCACCAGGTACAAGATTTACCGCCTGACGCTGGATGACGTCAACGCCAAGGAACTTCCCCTGGCGGACCCTGAAAAGGACAATGAACAGTTCATGCACCTGGCGGAAGACCCCACGGCGGAACTGGATGATTCCCCGGAATATCCCTCCGGCCTGGATCCCGAACTCCGGGAAGGCATCAACATCGTCCAGGACATGCTGAAGCTGGAATCCGCCGGAAAATAA
- the rpiB gene encoding ribose 5-phosphate isomerase B, which yields MNTTYKIAIGADHAGVDLKETVVELLKAWGHEVTDMGTMTKNSCDYSDYANAVASSIADGTNDRGILICRSGIGMSIAANRWVGVRAALCRTAPAAALSRQHNDSNLLCLASAYVDNESVEDVLDAWLHADFEGGRHERRVVKSSGSPLQWTDPELAAFIQEEGRRESNNIELIASENFASPSVREAQSSLLTNKYAEGYPGKRWYGGCEVVDKVEQLAIDRVLKIFGGDHANVQPHSGSQANMAVYFSVLKPGDTILTMDLSHGGHLTHGHRANFSGKLYNVVHYGVSQETEAIDYDALEKLAMEVKPQMITAGASAYSRTIDFERMGQIAKACGAYLFVDMAHIAGLVAGGQHPNPVPYADFVSSTTHKSLRGPRGGFVICKEEYAKKLDAAVFPGMQGGPLMHVVAAKAACFGEALKPEFKDYAAQVVKNAKAMADKMTELGFRVVSNGTDNHVFMVDLRNKGINGADAQEALDRVGITVNKNAIPFDTGSPMKPSGIRIGTPAVTTRGMKEKDVEQVAEFIARALALYVGDQVCPNPDGFAQLKEEVSAFNRNFRLPH from the coding sequence ATGAATACGACATATAAAATTGCCATCGGCGCAGACCACGCCGGAGTCGACCTCAAGGAAACCGTAGTAGAACTCCTCAAGGCATGGGGCCATGAAGTGACCGACATGGGTACCATGACCAAGAATTCCTGCGACTATTCCGACTACGCCAATGCAGTCGCAAGCAGCATTGCTGACGGTACCAACGACCGCGGCATCCTCATCTGCCGGTCCGGAATCGGCATGAGCATCGCCGCCAACCGCTGGGTGGGCGTGCGCGCCGCCCTCTGCCGCACGGCTCCCGCCGCGGCCCTCTCCCGCCAGCACAATGACTCCAACCTGCTGTGCCTGGCCTCCGCCTATGTGGACAATGAAAGCGTGGAAGACGTTCTGGACGCATGGCTGCACGCAGACTTTGAAGGCGGACGCCATGAACGCCGCGTCGTCAAATCCTCCGGCAGCCCCCTGCAGTGGACGGACCCGGAACTGGCCGCGTTCATCCAGGAGGAAGGCCGCCGTGAAAGCAACAACATTGAGCTGATCGCCTCTGAAAACTTCGCCTCCCCCTCCGTCCGGGAAGCCCAGAGCTCCCTGCTGACCAACAAATATGCGGAAGGCTACCCCGGCAAGCGCTGGTACGGCGGCTGCGAGGTGGTGGACAAGGTGGAACAGCTCGCCATTGACCGCGTGCTGAAAATCTTCGGCGGGGACCATGCCAACGTGCAGCCCCACTCCGGCTCCCAGGCCAACATGGCCGTTTACTTCTCCGTGCTCAAGCCTGGCGACACCATCCTGACGATGGACCTTTCCCACGGCGGCCACCTCACCCACGGCCACCGTGCCAACTTCTCCGGCAAGCTGTACAACGTGGTTCACTACGGCGTCTCCCAGGAAACGGAAGCCATTGACTACGATGCCCTGGAAAAACTGGCCATGGAAGTGAAGCCCCAGATGATCACGGCAGGCGCCAGCGCCTACTCCCGCACGATCGACTTTGAACGCATGGGCCAGATCGCCAAGGCCTGCGGCGCGTACCTCTTTGTGGACATGGCCCACATCGCCGGCCTGGTGGCCGGGGGCCAGCACCCGAACCCGGTCCCCTATGCGGACTTCGTCTCCTCCACCACGCACAAATCCCTGCGCGGCCCGCGCGGCGGCTTCGTGATCTGCAAGGAGGAATACGCCAAGAAGCTGGATGCGGCCGTGTTCCCCGGCATGCAGGGCGGCCCGCTCATGCATGTGGTCGCCGCCAAGGCGGCCTGCTTCGGTGAAGCGCTCAAGCCGGAATTCAAGGACTACGCCGCCCAGGTGGTGAAAAACGCCAAGGCCATGGCGGACAAGATGACGGAGCTCGGCTTCCGTGTCGTCTCCAACGGCACGGACAACCACGTATTCATGGTGGACCTCCGCAACAAGGGCATCAACGGCGCGGACGCCCAGGAAGCCCTGGACCGCGTGGGCATCACCGTGAACAAGAACGCCATCCCGTTTGACACGGGCTCCCCCATGAAGCCCTCCGGCATCCGCATCGGTACGCCCGCCGTAACCACCCGCGGCATGAAGGAAAAGGATGTGGAACAAGTGGCGGAATTCATCGCCCGCGCCCTGGCCCTGTACGTGGGCGACCAGGTCTGCCCGAATCCGGACGGCTTTGCCCAGCTCAAGGAAGAAGTCTCTGCCTTCAATCGCAACTTCCGCCTGCCTCATTAA
- a CDS encoding phosphatidate cytidylyltransferase: MRTPDQDKNPSGSNMGVLLKRSFSTVILLGLLAGALWWDNELGYYGLVCIFCILSAWEWRHMLLRSRKASQPNLSFFFGAAYPVLLSLACWMTKFRATATMQEGPFLIPFPLMLALGAPVLLVVISFIREMKNPVVGSRALRSVATTLLSFIYPGWLFAFTILALHLAYMRVGYVYPAIVMCVLWVILVTKLADIFAYVSGFLLGGRLFSRRLIPHISPKKTWEGILGSWVLTNAAAIGLVFPMFRVSALSTAQVLVLAGCTSFIFLLSVYGDLAGSLVKRSLAIKDSGSLLPGIGGMFDLIDSPSFTIPFFWLLLAFIG, encoded by the coding sequence ATGAGAACACCAGATCAGGACAAGAACCCTTCCGGAAGCAACATGGGCGTTCTGCTGAAGCGTTCGTTCAGCACCGTGATTCTGCTGGGTTTGCTGGCGGGCGCCCTGTGGTGGGACAATGAACTTGGTTATTACGGGCTCGTTTGCATTTTCTGCATTTTGTCCGCCTGGGAGTGGCGGCATATGCTGCTGCGTTCCAGAAAGGCGTCCCAGCCGAATTTGAGCTTTTTCTTTGGCGCGGCGTATCCGGTGCTCCTGTCCCTGGCGTGCTGGATGACCAAGTTCCGGGCCACCGCCACCATGCAGGAGGGGCCTTTCCTTATTCCTTTCCCCCTGATGCTGGCCCTTGGCGCTCCTGTTCTCCTGGTGGTGATTTCCTTCATCCGTGAGATGAAGAATCCGGTGGTGGGCAGCCGTGCGCTCCGTTCCGTGGCCACCACGCTGCTTTCTTTCATTTATCCCGGCTGGCTGTTCGCCTTTACCATCCTGGCCCTGCATCTGGCTTATATGAGGGTAGGGTATGTTTATCCGGCCATCGTCATGTGCGTGCTGTGGGTCATCCTGGTGACGAAGCTGGCGGACATTTTTGCCTATGTCAGCGGGTTCCTGCTGGGGGGGCGCTTGTTCTCCCGCAGGCTCATCCCCCATATCAGCCCCAAGAAGACGTGGGAGGGCATCCTGGGCTCCTGGGTGCTGACGAATGCGGCGGCCATCGGGCTGGTTTTCCCGATGTTCAGGGTCTCCGCCCTGTCCACGGCCCAGGTGCTGGTGCTGGCGGGCTGCACCTCCTTCATTTTCCTGCTGTCCGTTTACGGGGACCTGGCAGGCTCCCTGGTCAAGCGCAGCCTGGCTATCAAGGATTCCGGCTCCCTGCTTCCGGGGATTGGCGGCATGTTTGACCTGATTGACAGCCCCTCCTTTACCATTCCGTTCTTCTGGCTCCTGCTGGCCTTCATCGGCTGA